In Candidatus Bathyarchaeota archaeon, a single window of DNA contains:
- a CDS encoding F420-nonreducing hydrogenase — protein MKTRIATIALASCAGCHVALASMHENLLSILSEAELLHSYILMDSKTLPKELDVTLVEGSVRTNHDEELLKEAREKSKILIAVGSCSCFGGISSLGNLIPLDESLNFVYKNTPSTVNGFIPREELPEVQYSVKPIDAIVNVDYKVPGCPPEVNELCNFLSSLLKGKEVTTPKVSVCDECNREKTGIPPSIIKRIHKDYSDPKKCLLEQGYLCFGPITKGGCEAKCPNVNMPCEGCRGLRSEFGFYRCRILDNVSEKLPKNLLPFLFNRFNYGSTQFLWKYYEKLLRRK, from the coding sequence ATGAAGACTCGAATAGCAACAATTGCTTTAGCATCTTGCGCTGGCTGCCACGTAGCATTAGCTTCAATGCATGAAAATCTTCTTTCAATTTTAAGCGAAGCTGAGCTTCTTCATTCTTATATTCTTATGGATTCTAAAACTTTACCAAAAGAATTAGATGTCACACTAGTTGAAGGAAGCGTTAGAACAAATCATGATGAAGAACTTTTAAAGGAAGCTAGAGAAAAATCTAAAATCCTTATAGCGGTAGGTTCATGCAGTTGCTTTGGCGGAATATCTTCTTTAGGTAATTTAATTCCATTAGATGAATCGTTAAATTTTGTTTATAAAAATACGCCTTCCACAGTTAATGGTTTTATTCCAAGAGAGGAGTTGCCTGAAGTGCAATACTCAGTTAAACCTATTGATGCGATTGTCAATGTAGATTATAAAGTTCCAGGTTGCCCTCCAGAAGTAAATGAGTTATGTAATTTCCTGTCTTCATTATTAAAAGGGAAAGAAGTTACCACTCCAAAAGTTAGCGTTTGCGACGAGTGTAACCGAGAAAAAACAGGTATTCCACCATCAATTATTAAGCGTATTCATAAAGATTATTCCGATCCTAAAAAATGCCTTTTAGAGCAAGGCTACCTTTGTTTTGGACCAATAACTAAAGGTGGTTGTGAAGCTAAATGCCCCAATGTTAACATGCCTTGTGAAGGTTGCAGAGGACTGCGAAGTGAATTTGGTTTTTATAGATGCAGAATTCTAGATAATGTTAGCGAAAAACTTCCTAAAAATCTTCTTCCATTTTTATTTAACAGATTCAACTATGGTTCAACTCAATTTCTTTGGAAATATTATGAAAAACTGTTGAGGCGAAAATAA